ATCTTCATTTTCTTCGTTAACACTTGTTATATTTTCTTCAACTTCATCAATGAACTccatatctatatattaattagttaggtaagttattttatgatttttaagacaaaatttaaataagtaggaatttacatgaattaattatattctcaaatatttagttataaagtTACTTGTATAATACAAGCTACTTGGCTACAACAAGCTACTTGGGGCAGGTGTTTAGCTTAGggcaaaaatattatctatataacaataatgtatatattttgcaattataggtacacaatacacataaaaaatacaGGACAGATAAATAATATGCAACACTCCCTATAAGCATAGCTTGTATTGGGAGAGTAGACTTTagtttataagttaattatGTCACAGCAAGTTAAAAAGAATATAACAttagtaaacaaatttaaaaataaggaataataatttaaacaaaaataaatatatgttcaaTGTTCAAATATCATCAAAGTTCAAACcataactaaaaacaaaatgttctatTGAACATACACCTATATTGATTAATCTTAAGTtatttacaatgtattatataacatcAAAACCGCCCTAAGTTGGTCGTTTCTTTAACACAAAAGCTAAACAAAGGTCCTTACCATTTTCTTTTGTCGAGTCTGTTCCAAAGTCCAGTGGTTTTATAGATGGACGAGTTCCAAGGACTTCATCTAAATCTTTTTCTGAATCACAAGACATCCGGTTGCTTCCACTTATCTTGTTGAAACGGTTCTTCTCAGAATAGCCACTTTTGAGCGCCTTCCACTTGGCTCGAACTTGAGCAACCGTTTTAGATGAACCAATTTTTTCTAAGTCCAGTCTTACAACTTCATAAATCTGGAAGTTGGGTAAATTAGTTTAtactactattttattttaaattgcataaGAAAATCAGTTTTGTTACTTACATCTGCGTTTCTGTATCGTTTCCCATCAAGgagtttcattatattattttctttaacagaATCAACCAATGTAGCAATTTCTGCAGCACTCCAACTGCATCTTTTGTTAGAGTTATtcatttcttataatatacaactaatgaagttaataattaaacttattaGAGTAGGTAATAATACGACTTAGTTCACTAAAAacttgaaaacaattaaaaaaagttttacgttaatatacgtaaaataaaatCTGATATATATTTGGgtattatcatgatattatttcatcacTTATCAAAATAAAAGTGATCGGTTTGTTTATCGAGTGTTTACATGACAAAAATACAGCcgactttatttattaaaccgaTTTAATTTGGTTAAACCACATATTCGAGCGTCCTTAAAATAAAGACGGTTTATGTTATTAAGGTCACTTTAAAGCGTTTACATGATGCATGATTAGACCGCTTTAGTTTTTAAACCGACCTTAGTTGTGCATGTAAAC
This genomic window from Metopolophium dirhodum isolate CAU chromosome 1, ASM1992520v1, whole genome shotgun sequence contains:
- the LOC132951851 gene encoding uncharacterized protein LOC132951851, translated to MNNSNKRCSWSAAEIATLVDSVKENNIMKLLDGKRYRNADIYEVVRLDLEKIGSSKTVAQVRAKWKALKSGYSEKNRFNKISGSNRMSCDSEKDLDEVLGTRPSIKPLDFGTDSTKENDMEFIDEVEENITSVNEENEDVSYEVVYQQEDQLDSSSTQKNETKTLSQKREFRRKTRNSGDLLNIMDSFHKTMEGHKDFIREENEKQRKWEEDLLKAEQEQAQKDKAEFTSLLTSLLKPRD